A stretch of the Campylobacter concisus genome encodes the following:
- the pyrF gene encoding orotidine-5'-phosphate decarboxylase produces the protein MRLCVALDMASREENLALARELKRLDLWLKVGLRSYLRDGAKFIEELKGLGNFKIFLDLKLYDIPNTMADAAEVVSKIGVDMINVHASAGERAMKTVMDRLAGLGSRPLVLAVSALTSFSESEFDTVYNDTIARAVRKFSQMSFEAGLDGMVCSVFESKLIKDVTNEKFITLCPGVRPFGESAGDQKRVANLVSAKQEGSDFIVVGRPIYENANPREICERILEQI, from the coding sequence ATGAGGCTCTGTGTCGCACTTGATATGGCTAGCCGTGAAGAGAATTTAGCCCTTGCTCGCGAGCTAAAAAGGCTTGATCTTTGGCTAAAAGTGGGGCTTAGAAGCTATCTTAGGGACGGAGCAAAATTTATAGAAGAGCTAAAAGGACTTGGAAATTTTAAAATTTTCCTCGATCTAAAGCTCTATGATATCCCAAATACGATGGCAGATGCGGCTGAAGTCGTCTCAAAAATCGGCGTAGATATGATAAATGTGCATGCTAGTGCTGGTGAACGCGCGATGAAGACAGTTATGGATAGGCTAGCTGGTCTTGGAAGCCGTCCTTTGGTGCTCGCAGTATCGGCACTTACTAGCTTTAGTGAAAGCGAATTTGACACTGTTTATAACGATACGATCGCAAGAGCTGTTAGAAAATTTAGCCAGATGAGTTTTGAAGCAGGGCTTGATGGAATGGTATGTTCTGTTTTTGAAAGTAAGCTCATCAAAGATGTAACAAATGAGAAATTTATCACTCTTTGCCCTGGTGTTAGGCCTTTTGGCGAGAGTGCTGGAGATCAAAAAAGAGTAGCAAACTTAGTGAGCGCAAAGCAAGAGGGCAGTGATTTTATAGTTGTTGGCAGGCCGATTTATGAAAATGCAAATCCAAGAGAAATTTGCGAAAGAATTTTGGAACAAATTTAA
- a CDS encoding Pathogenicity locus — MVKDIALLNGADHSKMFECTKAFGRGSDRRFYMFYRMICYYVNTPHLDKAKLKWWLWKD; from the coding sequence TTGGTTAAGGATATCGCTTTACTAAATGGCGCGGATCATAGCAAGATGTTCGAGTGCACAAAGGCGTTTGGTCGCGGTAGCGATAGGCGTTTTTATATGTTTTATCGTATGATTTGCTACTATGTAAATACGCCGCACCTAGACAAAGCCAAGCTAAAATGGTGGCTTTGGAAGGACTAA